The proteins below come from a single Halomonas binhaiensis genomic window:
- a CDS encoding malic enzyme-like NAD(P)-binding protein yields MSDDKKQAALDYHALPIPGKLSVELTKPTATAKDLSLAYSPGVAEPVREIARDPENAYRYTGKGNLVAVISDGTAILGLGNLGPLASKPVMEGKGVLFKCFAGINSVDIEVNAESPQAFIDTVARIADSWGGINLEDIKAPECFEIERALIERCNIPVFHDDQHGTAIVTAAGMLNALDIAGKAIEKASIVCMGAGAAAIACMKLLVSCGAKPENIVMLDRKGVIHSGREDLNEYKAMFACETSKRTLDDAIDGADVFVGLSGPGLMSADHIRKMAKDPIVFACTNPDPEIHPDLARETRPDVIMATGRSDYPNQVNNVLGFPFIFRGALDVRATRINEAMKVAAVHAIKDLAREPVPQVVLDAYEREGMSFGRDYIIPTPVDSRLLERVTSAVAQAAVDSGVARKPYPSHYPLKSIEDVYG; encoded by the coding sequence ATGAGTGACGATAAGAAGCAGGCGGCGCTGGACTATCATGCGCTCCCTATCCCCGGCAAGCTCTCTGTTGAGCTGACCAAGCCCACTGCAACTGCAAAGGACCTGTCGCTGGCCTACAGCCCCGGCGTGGCTGAACCGGTCCGTGAGATTGCCCGTGACCCGGAAAATGCATATCGCTATACCGGCAAGGGTAACCTGGTAGCAGTGATCTCCGATGGTACCGCCATTCTTGGCCTGGGTAATCTCGGCCCCCTGGCCAGCAAGCCAGTCATGGAAGGCAAGGGCGTACTGTTCAAGTGTTTTGCTGGCATCAACTCTGTCGATATCGAAGTCAACGCCGAGAGTCCTCAGGCATTCATTGATACCGTCGCGCGTATTGCGGACAGTTGGGGCGGAATCAATCTCGAGGACATCAAGGCCCCGGAATGTTTTGAAATTGAGCGGGCGCTGATCGAGCGCTGCAATATTCCTGTGTTTCATGATGATCAGCACGGCACTGCGATCGTCACTGCAGCGGGTATGCTCAATGCTCTGGATATTGCCGGCAAGGCCATCGAAAAGGCCAGTATCGTGTGCATGGGCGCTGGCGCTGCTGCCATTGCCTGCATGAAGCTGCTGGTTTCCTGCGGTGCCAAGCCCGAGAACATCGTGATGCTGGATCGCAAGGGAGTGATTCACTCGGGACGTGAAGATCTCAACGAATACAAGGCCATGTTCGCATGCGAGACCAGCAAGCGTACGCTTGACGATGCCATTGATGGCGCCGATGTGTTCGTTGGTCTGTCTGGCCCTGGGCTGATGAGTGCCGATCACATCCGCAAGATGGCCAAGGATCCTATTGTCTTCGCCTGCACCAACCCTGATCCGGAGATTCATCCTGACCTGGCCCGTGAAACACGTCCAGACGTGATCATGGCGACAGGGCGTTCGGATTATCCGAATCAGGTCAACAACGTTCTGGGCTTCCCCTTCATCTTCCGTGGTGCTCTTGATGTGCGTGCCACTCGCATCAACGAAGCGATGAAAGTCGCAGCGGTGCATGCGATCAAGGATCTTGCTCGTGAGCCTGTGCCTCAGGTCGTGCTGGATGCCTATGAGAGAGAGGGTATGAGCTTCGGGCGTGACTACATCATTCCCACCCCGGTGGATAGTCGTCTGCTTGAGCGTGTTACTTCCGCCGTGGCTCAGGCTGCCGTGGATTCGGGAGTGGCCCGTAAGCCATATCCTTCTCATTATCCGCTGAAGAGTATCGAAGACGTTTACGGCTAA
- the rpmE gene encoding 50S ribosomal protein L31 — translation MKQGIHPEYKTVTATCTCGAAFEVGSTVGHDLHLDVCSQCHPFYTGKQKQATTGGRVERFNKRFGAAIKR, via the coding sequence ATGAAACAAGGTATCCACCCGGAATACAAGACAGTTACTGCGACCTGCACCTGTGGCGCCGCTTTTGAAGTGGGTTCCACTGTGGGTCATGACCTGCACCTGGACGTGTGCTCTCAGTGCCACCCGTTCTACACCGGTAAGCAGAAGCAAGCTACCACTGGTGGCCGTGTCGAGCGCTTCAACAAGCGTTTTGGTGCTGCAATCAAGCGCTGA
- a CDS encoding primosomal protein N': MSSTSPRSTSPRVLGVAVPSPLRRLFDYLPKGAPPPCGWVPGLRVRVSFGRRQVVGVVMECRDSSDLPLARLKPIEACLDKAPLPLDWLWLCRFTARYYQHALGDALMHAMPVLLRQGRPLETRTRERWRVLPDHESSSHTLARAPKQAQLFTMLCQHPQGLTSQSILAQGFSREQLRSLEAKHLVELLEEPMNAAEWPPAQNLLANPALPLNAEQATALNALCEGLGRFHPCLLHGVTGSGKTEVYLQLIEAVVAKGRQALVLIPEIGLTPQTLGRFQQRFRAPIVALHSGLSDLQRLDAWEAAANGRAAIVIGTRSAVFTPLARPGVIIVDEEHDSSFKQQDGLRYHARDLAVARAKHHDIPLLLGSATPSLETLHHAQQGTYRHLRLRQRATRHAPARLELIDLKGRPRHGGLIAPVRDTIAATLEAGHQVLVFINRRGFAPTLACHSCGWMADCDHCDARMTWHRQPPVLACHHCDRRRPLPDACPKCGSADLRPLGSGTERTEESLAETFPKTPVHRIDRDSTRGKDALDKILTEIRRGEPALLVGTQMLAKGHHLPHVTLVVVVNADAGLYASDFRALEHSAQLLEQVAGRAGRASHPGRVMVQTMHPDDPNLRLLAERGYDALAESLLDERRIAKLPPMCFMALLRLESPREEHVMTLAKEAADALRNHLEQHQLKVDCLGPVPAPMERRQNRYHMQVMLMAERRSQLHEACAWLVHWGEANPAMRRVRWSLDIDPQTLN, translated from the coding sequence ATTTCCTCGACCTCACCCCGCTCGACCTCCCCCCGAGTACTGGGTGTCGCTGTGCCTTCGCCACTGCGCCGCCTTTTCGACTACTTGCCCAAGGGAGCCCCTCCGCCATGCGGCTGGGTGCCCGGGCTTCGTGTCCGGGTCAGCTTCGGCCGCCGCCAGGTGGTTGGCGTGGTCATGGAATGTCGCGACAGCAGTGACCTTCCTCTAGCTCGACTCAAGCCTATCGAAGCCTGTCTGGACAAAGCCCCATTGCCCTTGGACTGGCTGTGGTTATGTCGCTTTACGGCGCGCTACTACCAGCATGCTCTCGGCGATGCCTTGATGCACGCCATGCCGGTATTGCTACGTCAAGGACGCCCATTGGAAACGCGCACACGGGAACGTTGGCGTGTCCTGCCGGACCATGAATCCTCCAGCCACACCCTGGCACGAGCCCCGAAGCAGGCACAATTGTTCACCATGCTGTGTCAGCATCCCCAGGGGCTGACCAGCCAGTCCATTCTTGCCCAAGGATTCAGCCGAGAGCAGCTCAGGTCCCTGGAAGCCAAGCACCTGGTCGAACTCCTTGAAGAACCGATGAATGCTGCTGAGTGGCCACCTGCTCAGAACCTGCTGGCCAACCCTGCACTGCCCCTCAACGCCGAACAGGCCACGGCATTGAATGCTCTATGCGAAGGTCTTGGGCGTTTTCACCCTTGCCTGCTCCACGGTGTCACGGGCAGCGGCAAGACCGAGGTCTACCTGCAACTGATCGAGGCTGTGGTTGCCAAGGGGCGTCAGGCTCTGGTCCTGATTCCTGAAATCGGCCTCACCCCCCAGACCCTGGGACGCTTCCAGCAACGTTTCCGGGCCCCCATTGTGGCACTCCACTCGGGGCTGAGCGACCTGCAGCGCCTGGATGCCTGGGAGGCCGCCGCCAACGGTCGGGCGGCCATTGTCATCGGCACTCGCTCAGCGGTCTTCACGCCTTTGGCACGTCCGGGGGTCATCATCGTCGACGAAGAGCACGACAGCTCCTTCAAGCAGCAGGACGGCCTGCGCTACCACGCCAGGGACCTGGCCGTCGCCCGCGCCAAGCACCACGATATTCCCTTGTTGCTGGGTAGCGCGACCCCTTCTCTGGAAACCCTGCATCATGCTCAGCAGGGCACCTATCGCCACCTGCGTCTGCGCCAGCGCGCCACGCGCCATGCCCCTGCCAGGCTGGAACTGATTGATCTCAAAGGACGTCCTCGTCATGGAGGACTGATTGCTCCTGTACGGGATACCATCGCGGCCACCCTGGAAGCAGGTCATCAAGTGCTGGTTTTCATCAACCGGCGTGGCTTTGCTCCCACCCTGGCGTGCCATTCCTGTGGCTGGATGGCTGACTGCGACCATTGTGACGCTCGCATGACCTGGCATCGCCAGCCACCCGTGTTGGCCTGCCATCACTGCGACCGCCGTCGCCCTCTTCCCGATGCCTGCCCCAAGTGCGGAAGTGCCGACCTTCGCCCCCTGGGTAGCGGCACGGAACGCACTGAAGAATCCCTGGCCGAAACCTTCCCCAAAACGCCGGTTCATCGTATCGACCGAGACAGCACCCGGGGCAAGGATGCATTGGATAAGATCCTTACGGAAATTCGCCGTGGCGAGCCCGCATTGCTGGTTGGCACCCAGATGCTGGCCAAGGGCCATCACCTGCCCCACGTCACCCTGGTGGTGGTCGTCAACGCCGATGCTGGCCTATATGCCAGCGACTTCCGAGCCCTGGAGCATAGCGCCCAACTGCTTGAACAAGTGGCTGGGCGTGCCGGGCGTGCCTCTCATCCAGGCCGGGTAATGGTACAGACCATGCACCCGGATGATCCCAATCTGCGCTTGCTGGCCGAGAGAGGCTACGACGCTCTGGCTGAGTCGCTGCTGGATGAACGCCGCATAGCGAAGCTTCCCCCCATGTGCTTCATGGCATTGCTGCGCCTGGAAAGCCCTCGAGAAGAACACGTCATGACATTGGCCAAAGAAGCCGCAGACGCATTACGCAATCATCTCGAGCAACACCAGTTGAAGGTCGACTGCCTTGGTCCTGTGCCCGCTCCCATGGAACGTCGCCAGAATCGCTATCACATGCAGGTCATGCTGATGGCCGAGCGACGCAGCCAGTTGCATGAGGCCTGTGCCTGGCTGGTTCACTGGGGGGAAGCCAACCCCGCGATGCGTCGGGTACGCTGGTCATTGGATATCGATCCGCAGACACTCAATTGA